DNA from Pomacea canaliculata isolate SZHN2017 linkage group LG9, ASM307304v1, whole genome shotgun sequence:
TCACAACAACACCTGGACAACAGACTGGTTTTGGGCAACCCCCAGCCCCACCCCTCAGTTGGTCCCATGTGGCTCCGACGTCCTTtgctcgctctctactgttcttgtCCAAGTCTGAAGATAACattaaatttcagaaaaaaaatgtcgcaACTGTCCACTCCACTGTGTAAAGACAAGTTTTTACTGTGTTaggtgggggtaggggtggaaaCCTACTCCCAATCcaaacctaaaaataaaaaacaaaggcctCCCCGGCGGGGAATTGAACCCCGGTCTCCCGCGTGACAGGCGGGGATACTAACCACTATACTACCGAGGAGAGATGCTAGGAGTCTCTAATTTTAAACTCATTTCTCGCAGATGTGTGATCCTCATTGTTCACTCTGAAACCTCGGTAACGATCGAAAAGTGTTTCTAAAACATCTCAGCTGCGGCCTCTCTCATCTTTCAATGTCTTCTCATCAACAACGGATACCaatcaagagaaaaatgaataaaacgtgtgtgtgtccacatCATAGTGTTTTACAGTGAAGGAGGGAAGAGATACATCACGGCGCGCGCTCTACGTTCGACACAGTGTCACACAAGTAAACGACTTTATAcagaacacacatacacacactttgtACAGTACgtgtcatttatttgttcattcttttacaTGTACATATTCAGCACTTTCTGTTGAAAATACTTTCAgaactgtctctgtctctgtccacTCCAGCAACAAATGCTTTACAGCCGGCTGCTCAGCTTTGTACCAGGGGTAtcgtattaaaaaataaataaaggaagggGTTGTGTACTCACACAACTTCTTCTAAGAATGGGTATCACATGCACCTACGCACCTACGCACCTACACATGCACGCAGATGTGTCTGTATGTTAGGAGACGATTGATGTCTCCGAGCGAAGATCCCAGCTGCTGAAGCCGCCATTGGCCACGCCCCCATTCTCATGATGCTCGCCATTTCCGAGGTCAAAAAATGTCACTGTTGCCATGGTAATCGTGAAGTGTCGGAACTCACcaaaaaaggaagcaaaaaaagCGGCGGACACAAAAGCCGTTACCCATTCAAAAGCAGCTGACACCACATGATCCGTGAAGCCCTGAAGAGAAATAATATCGCCTTGAGTATACTtctatataatattatatatatattcatgcaaACAAGTGTCTGTCTGACGCtcgtaaataaacatatatattcatcactaaatacagtttaattaaaaaatgttctatAAAATTAGTGATCTCCATCcatgattttgtattttaaaattttttacaaagCAAGTATTCGACAAAATGTCTGTTCATCTGGTTTAAACAAACCTCATCACTGGGCCCCCAATCATAGGCATTCATTCCGCTGAGGCCGGATTTCGCCATGGCCCTTTCAGCGAAGATAAGTACTAGTCGCTTGTTAAGGAATATTTCTTACAGTGTCTGTATAGGCAAAGCTGATAGAATTATCTAAATCACCCAAAGTAAAGCTAACATAATTCTCAGTATATCATCGAACTGTCATTGACAACACTGGTAGGCCTTACAACATTCTTGTGACTGAACTGAAGAATTTCCATACCTATCCATCTGTCTATTCATAACTTtgtatatatacaatttttccGCATTTAATTTTCCCTTATTTTAATGCCTTGTTTTGTAGTAAAGTAGTGTTTTCTGTTCCTTTCTTTACATTAAGCGCTCggtgataaaaaaaacttattcattgtaaacaaagatttgtcatgtctatttgttttctgttacatatttatgttgtttgtttttgtttttttttttgtttttttttgtttgttttttttatatggtCGCATGTTTGTATGATTTCTTCACTCGTAGATGTGTAATAGATTTGGGTTTCTTTTCTCGTGCAACAGCCAAAGGATACCCAGCACAAAGCACACCGTGACGACGATGGCCATGACCAGTCTACAAGAGCGTAGACATTTGCGGTGACCCGGAAGCTGCAGAGTCCGGAAGGTCAGGTAAGTCTGCAGCCAGAAGTACACGGCGCCCACACCGAAGGCCAAAAAGGCCCCGAGGAGATGTACGATCAGTGCATTGGTCTCCTGAAACAGACATCCAGAAACAGTTACTCAGCCAACCATCTCCCGGCCACATACCCATAGGGCCGACCCCAAGATGCACCCAACCAGACACGCACATGCTATCGGGCAGTCATCTTTACAGCGAACTCTAATCAGTCCTACTTCCTTCTCAACAGACGGTCACCAAATCAaattcctcccccctccccaccaaaaaaaaaaaaaaatccagcaagTGACACAGATATGTGGTCGTTCTTTCAGACACACAGTCAGCCTCGCAACCGTCAAAAAACCGTCAAGAGGTTTAACATCCAAGCCATCCAAGAAATCAGATATCaattatacaaaattataaTCAAAAGTTGCAGTCAGGGCAGAGGTCACTGGCGTAAAGTTTTCTTGGAGGAGGGTAGTCTTTAATAGTAGAGGGcgatgcagtttttttttttttttgtgtttgaaatgaGTGGGTAAGAATTAGTCATTTAAATGAGTGGGTAAGAATTAGTcaaagatactatttcccaaactATACGTAAGCACACTCTTTCTGTTTTCGagatacatgtctacaaacatcatcaggaACAGAAACAGGTTAGTGTCATGACGTCACCTTTGTGCACAGATGCGCCTGATTAACATATGGTTCCAACTCTGCAACAGGTTGCAGCCTTGATAACATAAACATATCCAAATACAATCCTTTGCACGTGTTTTGCTGatgacctctttctgtacatgttgatgtttgtaggcgcCAGTCTCGAGAACGGAAAGGGTTGAGGACATTCATGCAAATTTGGGGAAATCGTTTCTTGCTCTGAGCTTTAAAATCTGACACGTACTTGAAAACTGGCCACGACGAGTACACCGAAAGACGCCAAGAACCCCGTCACCAGACCAGCATTGTTCACACGGTGCAAAACCCGGGTGCCCAAGCCCAGGTACACGGTTCTCACCTGTCGCCAGCGCACGTACACTGATGTCGCcgctgtcagaaaaaaaagtttttgtcaagaaaaaattCTTCCAAAGAATACACTGTCTGTTGTTAAATGCCACAAAGCTGATTTTGTTTCTTGCAAGATAGTATAAAAATATGAGTGGCTCAATCTTGTTTTAGCATCTAGCTAGAGTGACTGTCAACCCGACCCCAGCGGTTGGTGACATGCGACGTTAACTTGACGTTTTTGGGACGTAATCTCCAACAACTTCCGTTGAGGTTTGTGAGGTCTTCAAAGTGAGTCTTAGGTCTCAGGTCTTACGACTCATTCTAACACACGCCCCACAGAGCACTGAGGTCTATGACATGCTCACATTGCCTATGATGCTTTTCACTCACTGACAAAAGAGTAGCAGCTCAGGAGGAGGCCAAACAGGCAACTCTCTGGGGGGTAGGTGCCTGtgtcactgcacaacaaacgcAAAATAAAAGCTTTCGCAACAGTTGTAGttcttttacataatttttgttttctatgaaGTGGAGAGACTAGGTTTCTTGGTTGCTTTAGttctgaagacattttttttttcatcgcgaagtgatttttttattactgagTGAATGTGATTAGGTTTTGGAAGGAAACTAAGAGAAGGAATCAAGATAGTGCTATGAAGATAAATAGACGAACAGACGGACAGACTAACAGACATAGAAAAATAGAAGTACCTGATGTACGGGAAACCTGGTTGTACATGTCCAAGGGCAACTGACCAGCCATACCTGAAAAAAATACCAGCAGACTGTAAACCTGGCTTGataattctctctcacacacacttcctgtcttctctctctcttctcacacacacacacacgaaactGCAATCACGTAATGTGTGTAAAGTATATTGGGACAACTGGTGCATGAAACCAGCTTTTTCTCCAGGCTTCTACCTGCCTGCCTATCTGTATTATTTACTCATAATTATATATCCATGCACTTGCAAACGCAAgttcatatctctctctctctctgtcacacacgcacacttactGCCTGTTAGACGAGTAAGCACACCATCCTCCCTGCTTCCATTGAAAAAAGATAACGGAAGGATGGAAGAGCAATAATTAATTGAAAAAACATAAAGGGAAGAACAACAATTAATTGAACTAAGCAAAAAAGAATGCCTCATTTTGTTTAACAGATGAAAGTTTTAATTGTATACGATTAGATCGTAGAAATTGAGAGGAAACAGAGTAGATGGAGTAAAAATGGCGCTCACGTGATTATGCAGCACAGAGGAAGAAGCAAAAGTTGAATCAGTGGGAGCCAATGCCCTCTGAACTCCATCTCGCATTCTCGACAGTCCAGACGGCTGTCCGTTCGCTGTGGTAGAGAAGTGTAGCGATGAGCTGGTAGAGTAATGTTGGAGGATGTGGCTATGGGAGGCGGGAGGGCTTATGGTACAAGTACAGAGGGGAAAGAAACTGTTTCTGGCTGGGGTGTTAATATGAGGTGGTTATGGGGGTGGTGCAGAGTGAACATACAGTCTCCTGTGAGGACAGTCTCTGACCGAGCATCTACATGAGATGGTGTATGTGGATGAGGAGGGTTGTGTAAAGATGAGCTGACAGTCTGCTACTGTAGTCAATTGCAATTAATTAATCTGGCGGTCCTTCCATCATGCGGTGATTTCATATTAAGCGGTAAAGACGGGATGGTGAAGAGttagggggaggaggggaataAACACATATATAAGTTTAACATTCTATGTGAACGGTACAAACAGTAACATAAACACTCCTTGTGATCTGTACAAAGAGTTCACACACTTCTTTTGAACTGCTATCAACAAGTCATAGCTTAACCTGAACTATATGAACATCATTTACAAACTTCGCGTGAACTAGATAACAGTTAACAGTTTTCACACACTTTATGAGCAGTTTACATACTGCATGTGAACTAAATTAATGATCAGCTACCCTGGGTCTAACTTGTGGAGCTGGAGACGAGAGCAGCCTCTCTAGCGATCACAGAGGACACATCATCGGGGCTATTTGTATCATTGATGAGCCTCTTATATTTAACTTTAGGCAAACTGATGCCATCCCCTTCCTCCAACATGTCTCAGCTCTTAACGTCCCTCTATCGTTGCCTGCCTCTATGATTTCCATTTAATTATGATGAATATAtttccttcttctgtcaccCATTTGGCTCTATTTGCAGACAGACGTCTTCAtctcttgtaaattttttcttcatctcaTATGAGCTCACTTCCCCTCTCTGTATCTGTCTTTATCAATAACTAATTTATCAATCACTACTTTTAAGATTCCTGTCCAGTACTAGTGAAATACATTGCCCATGCAACCGCATACATTATCAGAACCAGACTATAATCAGCGGCAAGAGCTGCTCCCAGAGAATTTTAATTGTTCCATTCAGTGAggttttttcaaatatatttttatgcaaacaGAAAGATGCGTGAAGCTTGTAACTGTCCATCTATTGGCTTTACTATATTGAGGGTTTTTCCCAGTtagataaaaatacatttaaatacatCTAACCTTTTTGCTCGAAAACACAACAAATCTAGTAAAGGACGACaggtgagcacacacacacataacgcAAAAGCACACACACCCGAGCGCGCGCGTGTTCACACCCCATTACACACAtcccccatacacacactcgTCCTCGCCACCAAAACCCGGAACAACAGCAATAGATTTCACGAAAAGTGAAGCAAACCTCACCTGGCTTTTCTCCCACCGAAAACTCTCGCCAGCTTCGTTCACAAACCTTCTGATACAGGCTTACCTAATAGAGGACAAAGTACTTTGCCCGTTCACATGCGCTTGAACCGAGATACCGAGAAATGTTATCAGCCAACACCAAGCATACTGCACTCACCGAcgcctgaaaaaaatgtgagggaAGGGACAGAGGGGGGAAGAACAGGACCTACAACAGTGGTTACATCAGATAGGGTAGATATCTACTCTCCGGCTGCATCGTGGCTGCAGACTAGTGTTTGATGAAACATACCTGAATGATTTATGTGTTGCacagattatttttcttcatcagGTTTGTACGACTCAAGGCGTGTACTGAAACGGGTACCAAAAGGGTGTATGAACGAGCTTCCTCGTGTCCCTCCCCTTCCCACATTACTGAACATGCGCGAGACAGACTTCTGAATCCACTGTGGTGTTTTACTGGATATTTATGACATAATTTTGATTCCTGTTGTCTGCTACTTACACATGCCTGTTGTAAACCAAACCTCCTGGTGAGCGATATCAGCAAGTTGCCTCTTAAACCCGAGGACTTGACCTTCTCAGTGTGCATGTACTTAATAGGGAATAATAGCTTTAGTGTGCCTATGCTGATGTTGAAAAACAATAAACGACTTCATGGTAGCAGATATCTGTGGACATTTTCAccttatataaaaataaaactcaagtACGATCGTCAATCTCCTTTAAACAGTATTTGAGCTTTGTGGGTTATCTTGCTCAGATCGAAACTCATTTTCTACCCTCCAAGGCTCCACCTCCACCCAGTAGAGatgaggaaggagggagggagggtgtTAATTTATCAAGGACTGTAAAAGATGACAGCTAAATATGGTGAATCACATTTTGTTGCCCCAGTAGATAACCTGATTAGCCGCTGTGGGTGCTGACCTAGCTTATTATGAATATACCATAATATCCTAAGACACAGTTGTCAGATTTAGCCACTGGTAAGAGGAAACCAACAAATGTTGACAGGTTTTTATGAAGGCATGACTGACAATATTGACATATTTATGGATACTAGGCCTTtgatataatgaaaaaaaatcttcaaatgaAATTTTGTAACCTCAAAAACAATACAGCAAtgttgtatatgtatatacatgcattTGGATGTGAATACACATACCCTTATTGCCATGTCATGCAGTCCAAgtgtatacacacaaacatgttcaTACAATCAGTTGGTACACagagaaaatgatgacacaTCTTTTTATTCCAGAGAttggcttttattttgtctgtttgtcaTTAAGTATTGTTGCCAAATGAGTGTCTTAAGACATACACCcagtaaaaacatcaaaaattatCTGAAAAGCACTGCAGTTTCAGCAAAAAAGTAGCTAAAACTATCGTGGAAAAGTGTTCATTGTATAAACTCTCGAGACACATGCCTCTGTTTATTGCGGAAACACAAGTGGCTGTCTGATTATGCTTCAGATTCTACTATATAGCCTATATCCTCCTACCATGTCCTTTTTGGAACTCAACATTATTGTAATGACCCTGCTTAACACTGTAACTGTTTAGATATACATAAACAAGATGAACTGATCCATTTTTAGAGCGATTTCCTTTGTCTCTTATTGTCTTCTGATGCTACCTCGCACTGGCCTAAATAAGCCATTTCTCCAGACAAAGAAAccaaagtaaaataatatttattggaTTACTATTTTCCCCTTGAAAATTCAGTGTACTCTGTCAATATGCAAGCCCTCCAGGGACACAGTTTAACATGCTTACAGCCAGAGCATGCTTAGATTTCCAGCTTAGCAATTAATTTACACAAGATTAAATGCCTAGTTAGGCATGtggttaaaacaaaaacaaaaacaaaaaaaaattattcatgcaGGCCTTTAGTGACCCGAGCCTGCAAGCTGTACTACACAATCTGGGCAGTTAAGTTTCTCACACACCaccttctttattttaaatcatcatGATATACCTTCTAgctttattatattaaaaacacatgcacacacacattagcTGTCTGTTTAACATAATGCAAGATGCTTGAAAAGCCGGAACTGCTGATAAGAATGTCTCAGGTCACTGACTAGTTAGATGCTGGCAAAACCATAAAATGGAGTTGATGAGACCATCAGCTTCTACTTCCACTTCTGAAAGTGGATGGTTGCTGTCGGGGTATGTGAGGCAtctgtttatgaaaaaaaacaaaaacaaa
Protein-coding regions in this window:
- the LOC112572767 gene encoding DNA damage-regulated autophagy modulator protein 2-like; protein product: MEFRGHWLPLIQLLLLPLCCIITYGWSVALGHVQPGFPYISDTGTYPPESCLFGLLLSCYSFVTATSVYVRWRQVRTVYLGLGTRVLHRVNNAGLVTGFLASFGVLVVASFQETNALIVHLLGAFLAFGVGAVYFWLQTYLTFRTLQLPGHRKCLRSCRLVMAIVVTVCFVLVLIFAERAMAKSGLSGMNAYDWGPSDEGFTDHVVSAAFEWVTAFVSAAFFASFFGEFRHFTITMATVTFFDLGNGEHHENGGVANGGFSSWDLRSETSIVS